A DNA window from Planctomycetia bacterium contains the following coding sequences:
- a CDS encoding carbon storage regulator, with translation MAMLVVSRKVGEQICVPQCDIVLTVLAVNGRRVRLGIAAPEKISIIRKELEDGSPQHSARAVASGTDSESVSLG, from the coding sequence ATGGCTATGCTGGTGGTCAGTCGCAAAGTCGGCGAACAGATCTGTGTGCCGCAGTGTGACATTGTGCTTACGGTTTTGGCGGTCAATGGACGGAGGGTCCGACTGGGGATCGCGGCCCCCGAGAAGATTTCCATCATCAGGAAAGAACTGGAGGACGGTTCGCCACAACACAGTGCTCGTGCGGTCGCTTCGGGGACCGACTCAGAATCCGTGTCGCTTGGCTAG